In Salana multivorans, a single genomic region encodes these proteins:
- a CDS encoding VTT domain-containing protein — protein sequence MPFLDSFSVLADAAGQTIALGPDWLDANTLIERFGDAALIGIVAVIFIETGLLFPFLPGDSLLFTAGALVAQDQLTISLPLLLVMLFAAAFLGDQLAYFIGRQFGARLFRNPNARILKPKYIEQAHDYFERYGGRTIVLARFVPIVRTYAPVAAGMSRMNYRHFVSYNVIGALVWAVGVTLLGYALGNLTFVKENIEALLVVIVAISVLPMVFEIWRARRKAAREPAETALEIATGEDPEKV from the coding sequence GTGCCCTTCCTCGACTCCTTCTCCGTCCTCGCGGACGCCGCCGGACAGACGATCGCGCTCGGACCGGACTGGCTCGACGCCAACACGCTCATCGAGCGGTTCGGCGACGCCGCGCTCATCGGGATCGTCGCGGTCATCTTCATCGAGACGGGGCTGCTCTTCCCGTTCCTGCCGGGTGACTCGCTGCTGTTCACGGCCGGCGCGCTCGTGGCGCAGGACCAGCTCACCATCAGCCTCCCGCTGCTGCTCGTCATGCTGTTCGCCGCGGCCTTCCTCGGGGACCAGCTCGCGTACTTCATCGGGCGGCAGTTCGGCGCGCGGCTGTTCCGCAACCCGAACGCGAGGATCCTCAAGCCCAAGTACATCGAGCAGGCCCACGACTACTTCGAGCGCTACGGCGGCCGCACGATCGTGCTGGCCCGGTTCGTGCCGATCGTGCGGACCTACGCGCCCGTCGCGGCCGGGATGAGCCGGATGAACTACCGGCACTTCGTCTCCTACAACGTGATCGGCGCGCTCGTCTGGGCGGTCGGGGTGACGCTGCTCGGCTACGCGCTGGGCAACCTCACGTTCGTCAAGGAGAACATCGAGGCGCTGCTCGTCGTCATCGTCGCGATCTCGGTGCTGCCGATGGTGTTCGAGATCTGGCGCGCCCGCCGCAAGGCCGCCCGGGAGCCCGCCGAGACGGCGCTCGAGATCGCGACGGGCGAGGACCCCGAGAAGGTCTGA
- the pyrE gene encoding orotate phosphoribosyltransferase, whose amino-acid sequence MSTPKQRLADLVSDLAVVHGRVTLASGREADYYVDMRRATLHHEAAPLIGHLLLDKLEENGFGPGEIDAVGGLTMGADPVAAAMLHAAASRGLELDAFVVRKAAKTHGMGRQVEGPDVVGRKVVALDDTSTTGGSILTAVEALREAGAEVVACAVVVDRDTGAREAVAETGLPYFWILDTEDLGLPATD is encoded by the coding sequence GTGAGCACCCCGAAGCAGCGCCTGGCCGACCTCGTCTCCGATCTCGCCGTCGTGCACGGCCGCGTCACCCTCGCCTCCGGGCGGGAGGCCGACTACTACGTCGACATGCGCCGCGCGACGCTGCACCACGAGGCCGCGCCGCTCATCGGGCACCTGCTGCTGGACAAGCTCGAGGAGAACGGCTTCGGCCCGGGCGAGATCGACGCCGTCGGCGGGCTCACGATGGGTGCCGACCCGGTCGCCGCCGCGATGCTGCACGCCGCGGCGTCCCGGGGGCTGGAGCTCGACGCGTTCGTCGTCCGCAAGGCCGCCAAGACCCACGGCATGGGCCGGCAGGTGGAGGGCCCGGACGTCGTGGGCCGCAAGGTCGTCGCGCTCGACGACACCTCGACCACCGGCGGCTCGATCCTCACCGCCGTCGAGGCGCTGCGCGAGGCCGGTGCGGAGGTCGTGGCGTGCGCCGTGGTCGTCGACCGCGACACGGGTGCCCGCGAGGCCGTCGCCGAGACCGGCCTGCCGTACTTCTGGATCCTCGACACCGAGGATCTCGGCCTGCCCGCCACCGACTGA
- a CDS encoding exodeoxyribonuclease III has product MRIATWNVNSIRARVDRVTSWLERNDVDVLAMQETKCKDAQFPHLPFEAIGYEVAHTGLSQWNGVAVVSRVGIEDVETAFEAQPGWGEQLATEARALGATCGGVRVWSLYVPNGRTIVDPHYAYKLEWLAALRASAASWIASGTPTMLLGDWNIAPLDEDVWDREFFEGSTHVTAPEREALAAIEATGFTELTRSYTPGEYTYWDYTQLRFPKRQGMRIDLALGSPEVTARVTGARIDREERKGKGASDHAPVVVELADPA; this is encoded by the coding sequence ATGCGGATCGCCACGTGGAACGTCAACTCCATCCGAGCGCGCGTCGATCGGGTCACCTCCTGGCTCGAGCGCAACGACGTCGACGTCCTCGCCATGCAGGAGACGAAGTGCAAGGACGCCCAGTTCCCGCACCTGCCGTTCGAGGCGATCGGGTACGAGGTCGCGCACACGGGCCTGAGCCAGTGGAACGGGGTCGCCGTGGTGTCCCGCGTGGGGATCGAGGACGTCGAGACGGCCTTCGAGGCTCAGCCCGGCTGGGGTGAGCAGCTCGCGACCGAGGCGCGGGCGCTCGGGGCGACGTGCGGGGGCGTGCGCGTCTGGTCGCTCTACGTGCCGAACGGGCGGACCATCGTCGACCCGCACTACGCCTACAAGCTCGAGTGGCTCGCCGCGCTGCGCGCGAGCGCCGCGAGCTGGATCGCGTCGGGCACCCCGACGATGCTGCTCGGCGACTGGAACATCGCCCCGCTCGACGAGGACGTGTGGGACCGCGAGTTCTTCGAGGGCAGCACCCACGTCACGGCGCCGGAGCGGGAGGCCCTCGCCGCGATCGAGGCCACCGGCTTCACGGAGCTCACGCGCAGCTACACCCCCGGTGAGTACACCTACTGGGACTACACCCAGCTCCGCTTCCCCAAGCGCCAGGGCATGCGGATCGACCTCGCGCTCGGCTCGCCCGAGGTCACGGCGCGGGTCACCGGCGCGCGGATCGACCGCGAGGAGCGCAAGGGCAAGGGCGCGAGCGATCACGCCCCCGTCGTCGTCGAGCTGGCGGATCCCGCATGA
- a CDS encoding septum formation family protein, whose product MSRHAGGEDGGLPEIPKAPDASPEEAARRRRSPYSARTERAAPAPAGPGQGGPPGVASPTAEPWAPPPGVAGPTAEPWAPPPGQQAWGVPGAAGTPPASIASAPSASSEAGSTTLAAGAGLAIPAIERAPLDAVSVAAVATGAIGLGPVAVVLGALGLRRTTRQWRRSPAIAGVGLGLGILGTLGWVGLGVAAGLGAFSGPDLTATPGDVAAPRTVHASALAAGNCVETVPPQQEVGELHLVPCAEPHLAQVLAVTDYPSDTYPGQDPALETATEWCSGILAEHGFAADSFLAWPIVPTPAAWDEGVRAMSCSARSTLGQITGDLS is encoded by the coding sequence ATGAGCCGGCACGCGGGGGGCGAGGACGGCGGGCTGCCGGAGATCCCGAAGGCGCCGGACGCGTCGCCGGAGGAGGCCGCGCGCCGACGACGCAGCCCCTACTCGGCGCGCACCGAGCGGGCGGCGCCCGCGCCGGCCGGTCCGGGTCAGGGTGGGCCGCCCGGCGTCGCCAGCCCGACAGCCGAGCCGTGGGCACCGCCACCCGGCGTCGCCGGCCCGACGGCGGAACCGTGGGCACCGCCGCCCGGCCAGCAGGCCTGGGGGGTGCCCGGTGCCGCGGGAACCCCGCCGGCGTCGATCGCGTCGGCGCCGTCCGCCTCGTCGGAGGCGGGGTCGACGACGCTGGCCGCCGGCGCCGGTCTCGCCATCCCCGCGATCGAGCGAGCGCCGCTCGACGCCGTGAGCGTCGCGGCGGTCGCGACGGGCGCGATCGGGCTCGGGCCGGTCGCCGTCGTGCTCGGTGCGCTCGGCCTGCGTCGCACCACCCGGCAGTGGCGACGCAGCCCGGCGATCGCCGGCGTCGGGCTGGGGCTCGGCATCCTCGGGACGCTCGGCTGGGTCGGGCTGGGGGTCGCCGCTGGCCTCGGGGCGTTCTCCGGCCCCGACCTCACGGCCACCCCGGGGGACGTCGCGGCACCCCGCACGGTCCACGCGAGCGCGCTCGCGGCCGGCAACTGCGTCGAGACCGTGCCACCGCAGCAGGAGGTCGGCGAGCTCCACCTGGTCCCCTGCGCGGAGCCGCACCTCGCCCAGGTCCTCGCCGTCACCGACTACCCGTCCGACACCTACCCCGGGCAGGACCCGGCGCTCGAGACGGCCACCGAGTGGTGCTCCGGCATCCTGGCCGAGCACGGCTTCGCCGCCGACTCCTTCCTCGCGTGGCCGATCGTCCCGACGCCCGCGGCCTGGGACGAGGGCGTCCGGGCGATGTCCTGCTCGGCGCGCTCCACGCTCGGCCAGATCACCGGGGACCTCTCCTGA
- a CDS encoding VOC family protein, producing MAIRLENVGIAVRDLDATIAFFTDLGLTLVGRDTVSGEWADTAVGLDGNHARIALLSTPDGHGRIELFEYLHPDAIETEPTLPNEIGMHRVALAVDDLDAALAVAARHGCHPLRGVATYEDVYRLTYLRGPSGILVMLAEDLRAGRPDG from the coding sequence ATGGCCATCAGACTCGAGAACGTCGGCATCGCCGTCCGCGACCTCGACGCCACGATCGCGTTCTTCACCGACCTCGGGCTCACGCTCGTCGGGCGGGACACGGTCAGCGGCGAGTGGGCCGACACCGCGGTCGGCCTCGACGGGAACCACGCCCGGATCGCGCTCCTGAGCACCCCGGACGGCCACGGCCGCATCGAGCTGTTCGAGTACCTGCACCCCGACGCGATCGAGACCGAGCCGACGCTGCCGAACGAGATCGGGATGCACCGCGTCGCCCTCGCCGTCGACGACCTCGACGCGGCGCTCGCGGTCGCCGCGCGCCACGGCTGCCACCCGCTCCGCGGCGTCGCGACGTACGAGGACGTCTACCGGCTCACCTACCTGCGTGGCCCCAGCGGCATCCTCGTGAT
- a CDS encoding adenylosuccinate synthase, translated as MPAVVVVGAQWGDEGKGKATDQLGAQVDYVVKFNGGNNAGHTVVIGDEKYALHLLPSGILSPGVTPVIGNGVVIDIEVLFSELDHLEARGVDTSKLLVSANAHVIPPYNRTLDKVTERFLGKRQIGTTGRGIGPTYADKMNRVGIRVQDLYDEKILREKVEGALDLKNQILLKVYNRRAVTVEETMDALLAFADRLAPMVADCSLVLNQALDAGQTLLFEAGQATMLDVDHGTYPFVTSSSATAAGACTGSGIGPTRIDSVVGVIKAYTTRVGEGPFPTELHDDMGEFLRKTGGEFGVTTGRPRRCGWYDAVIARYASRINGLTDLVLTKLDVLTGLEKVPVCVAYDVDGVRYDEMPADQSAFHHAVPVYEYLPGWWEDISGARTFEELPANARSYVEHLEDISGTRISSIGVGPQREATIVRHPILG; from the coding sequence ATGCCAGCAGTGGTCGTCGTCGGAGCCCAGTGGGGCGACGAGGGCAAGGGCAAGGCAACCGACCAGCTCGGCGCCCAGGTCGACTACGTCGTGAAGTTCAACGGCGGCAACAACGCGGGCCACACCGTCGTCATCGGCGACGAGAAGTACGCGCTGCACCTGCTGCCGTCGGGCATCCTCTCGCCGGGTGTCACGCCCGTGATCGGCAACGGCGTCGTCATCGACATCGAGGTCCTGTTCTCCGAGCTCGACCATCTCGAGGCCCGCGGCGTCGACACCTCCAAGCTCCTCGTCTCGGCCAACGCGCACGTCATCCCGCCGTACAACCGGACGCTGGACAAGGTCACGGAGCGGTTCCTCGGCAAGCGCCAGATCGGGACCACCGGCCGCGGCATCGGGCCGACCTACGCGGACAAGATGAACCGCGTCGGGATCCGGGTCCAGGACCTCTACGACGAGAAGATCCTGCGCGAGAAGGTCGAGGGCGCCCTCGACCTGAAGAACCAGATCCTGCTCAAGGTCTACAACCGCCGCGCCGTCACAGTCGAGGAGACGATGGACGCGCTGCTCGCGTTCGCCGACCGGCTCGCGCCGATGGTGGCGGACTGCTCGCTCGTGCTCAACCAGGCGCTCGACGCCGGGCAGACCCTCCTGTTCGAGGCGGGTCAGGCGACGATGCTCGACGTCGACCACGGCACCTACCCGTTCGTGACGTCCTCCTCGGCGACGGCGGCCGGCGCGTGCACCGGCTCGGGCATCGGCCCGACGCGGATCGACTCCGTGGTCGGCGTCATCAAGGCGTACACGACCCGCGTCGGCGAGGGCCCGTTCCCGACCGAGCTGCACGACGACATGGGCGAGTTCCTGCGCAAGACCGGCGGGGAGTTCGGCGTCACGACGGGCCGGCCGCGCCGCTGCGGCTGGTACGACGCCGTCATCGCGCGGTACGCCTCGCGGATCAACGGGCTGACCGACCTCGTGCTGACCAAGCTCGACGTGCTCACCGGCCTGGAGAAGGTCCCGGTGTGCGTCGCGTACGACGTCGACGGCGTCCGCTACGACGAGATGCCGGCCGACCAGAGCGCGTTCCACCACGCCGTCCCGGTCTACGAGTACCTGCCCGGCTGGTGGGAGGACATCTCCGGCGCGCGCACGTTCGAGGAGCTGCCCGCGAACGCGCGGTCCTACGTCGAGCACCTCGAGGACATCTCGGGCACGCGCATCTCCTCGATCGGCGTCGGCCCGCAGCGCGAGGCCACGATCGTCCGCCACCCGATCCTCGGCTGA
- a CDS encoding SDR family NAD(P)-dependent oxidoreductase, with the protein MTTALITGASAGLGTEFAWQLAESGHDLVLVARSVDRLETLAEQLRAAARVQVEVLPADLADPDQLALVVERVHAGSPAPVDVLVLNAGYGLGATFHRTAPGVEEAALAVMVTSVLVLARAAVEEMVPRGRGTIITVGSVAGLMASGTYSAHKAWVRTFTEGLGRSLRGTGVTATVVNPGLTRTEFHDRAGWRASGFPRWAWLSASDVVADTLAAARAGRVEVTPSLRYRAASWLLRHLPRGVVRRISRSF; encoded by the coding sequence ATGACCACCGCACTCATCACGGGAGCGAGCGCCGGGCTCGGCACCGAGTTCGCCTGGCAGCTCGCCGAGTCCGGCCACGACCTCGTCCTCGTCGCTCGTTCCGTCGACCGGCTCGAGACGCTGGCGGAGCAGCTTCGCGCCGCCGCGCGCGTCCAGGTCGAGGTCCTGCCGGCCGACCTGGCCGACCCGGACCAGCTCGCGCTCGTCGTCGAACGGGTGCATGCGGGCAGTCCCGCGCCGGTCGACGTCCTCGTCCTCAACGCCGGGTACGGCCTCGGGGCGACGTTCCACCGGACCGCGCCCGGGGTGGAGGAGGCGGCGCTCGCGGTCATGGTGACGTCCGTGCTCGTCCTGGCGCGGGCGGCCGTCGAGGAGATGGTGCCGCGCGGCCGGGGGACGATCATCACGGTGGGGTCGGTGGCCGGGCTCATGGCATCCGGGACCTACTCGGCGCACAAGGCCTGGGTCCGCACGTTCACCGAGGGTCTCGGCCGTTCGCTGCGGGGGACCGGCGTCACCGCGACGGTGGTCAACCCCGGCCTCACCCGGACCGAGTTCCACGACCGGGCGGGCTGGCGGGCGTCCGGCTTCCCCCGCTGGGCGTGGCTCTCGGCCTCGGACGTCGTCGCCGACACGCTCGCGGCGGCGCGGGCCGGGCGCGTCGAGGTGACGCCATCGCTGCGCTACCGCGCGGCGTCGTGGCTGCTGCGGCACCTGCCGCGCGGCGTGGTCCGGCGGATCAGCCGCTCGTTCTGA
- a CDS encoding MgtC/SapB family protein: MGKATVETSSDRGQVDPGRWEREWHRSGTRTLRVIGGPTLVLVAILAGLVTLTARGGIESRLAFPAMLLATFVVVLVIVGIALWLSSARLTWLVRSIRRAQPEVVLVGAHVDRRRLLDVLGVDGPSPRVAIAITATPAGLAMWRDPDRPFFATPWSCVALARSAAVESTEVKGRFWRTFRFALRTGGPERYLSVNLLHGLPLARYVPPDGLDAFARTCDLLAGRRLDGSQPVDAPADPPTDLPDWGSWGSSSTMGR; this comes from the coding sequence ATGGGTAAAGCGACGGTCGAGACCTCCTCGGACCGCGGGCAGGTCGACCCGGGGCGATGGGAGCGCGAGTGGCACCGCTCGGGAACGCGAACGCTCCGCGTGATCGGTGGGCCGACGCTCGTCCTCGTCGCGATCCTCGCGGGCCTGGTGACGCTGACCGCGCGGGGCGGGATCGAGAGCAGGCTCGCGTTCCCCGCGATGCTGCTCGCGACGTTCGTCGTCGTGCTCGTCATCGTCGGCATCGCGCTCTGGCTGAGCTCGGCGCGGCTCACCTGGCTGGTGCGCTCGATCCGCCGTGCCCAGCCGGAGGTCGTGCTGGTCGGAGCGCACGTCGATCGCCGTCGGCTCCTCGACGTCCTCGGGGTCGACGGTCCGTCGCCGCGCGTCGCGATCGCGATCACGGCGACACCGGCCGGCCTCGCCATGTGGCGCGACCCGGACCGGCCCTTCTTCGCGACGCCGTGGAGCTGCGTCGCGCTCGCCCGGTCGGCCGCCGTGGAGTCGACGGAGGTGAAGGGACGGTTCTGGCGCACGTTCCGGTTCGCGCTGCGCACCGGCGGCCCCGAGCGGTACCTCAGCGTCAACCTGCTGCACGGCCTCCCGCTCGCCCGGTACGTCCCGCCCGACGGCCTCGACGCCTTCGCCCGGACGTGCGACCTCCTCGCGGGACGCCGGCTCGACGGGAGCCAGCCGGTCGACGCCCCGGCCGACCCGCCGACCGACCTGCCCGACTGGGGTTCGTGGGGTTCGTCCAGCACGATGGGACGATGA
- a CDS encoding ATP-binding cassette domain-containing protein: protein MDAELAVALEDVGFEYGRGLDAVVDRATFDVRYGVATCLYGPSGSGKSTLLALIGRLVQPTRGRVGWHPRHAGESAPRFAWVTQAANLVPSLTVVENVALGPLARSGSVAGSYARAESAIAAVGLLGLERRPVTAVSGGQMQRVAIARALASDADVLLADEPTANLDASAAAVVLEAIGLAVEAGAAVVVASHDAAVLELASSRIEVRGGSCRVVG from the coding sequence GTGGATGCTGAGCTTGCCGTTGCCCTCGAGGATGTCGGGTTCGAGTACGGACGCGGGCTCGACGCCGTCGTGGACAGGGCCACCTTCGACGTCCGGTACGGGGTCGCGACGTGCCTGTACGGCCCGTCCGGCTCCGGAAAATCGACTCTTCTGGCGCTGATCGGCCGCCTGGTCCAGCCGACCCGAGGGCGAGTCGGCTGGCATCCCCGGCACGCGGGCGAGTCCGCTCCCCGGTTCGCGTGGGTGACCCAGGCCGCCAACCTCGTGCCGTCCCTCACCGTGGTCGAGAACGTGGCTCTGGGGCCTCTGGCGCGATCGGGATCCGTTGCCGGCTCCTACGCTCGCGCTGAGTCCGCGATCGCTGCGGTCGGTCTGCTCGGGCTCGAGCGGCGCCCCGTCACGGCCGTCTCCGGTGGACAGATGCAGCGGGTCGCGATCGCGCGGGCGCTCGCCAGCGACGCCGACGTCCTCCTTGCCGACGAGCCGACCGCGAACCTGGACGCGAGCGCAGCCGCCGTCGTCCTCGAGGCGATCGGTCTGGCCGTCGAGGCGGGGGCGGCCGTCGTCGTCGCCTCGCACGATGCGGCCGTCCTGGAGCTCGCCTCGTCCCGCATCGAGGTTCGAGGTGGATCGTGCCGAGTCGTCGGCTGA
- the fbaA gene encoding class II fructose-bisphosphate aldolase, with the protein MPIATPEQYAEMIDRAKAGSFAYPAINITSSQTVTAAIQGFAEAESDGIIQVSVGGAEYAAGSTVKDRVLGSIALAAYATEVAKGYGVTIALHTDHCVKKNIDSWVRPLLQLEAEQVKAGGLPTFQSHMYDGSDVPLEENLSIASELLELSQAARTILEIEVGVVGGEEDGHEAEINEKLYTTPEDGLRTVEVLGSGEKGRYLTALTFGNVHGVYKPGAVKLRPAILKEIQDVVGGKLGKDKPFDLVFHGGSGSTAEEISAAVDFGVIKMNIDTDTQYAFTRPVVGHMFTQYDGVLKIDGEVGNKKAYDPRAWGKLAEAGMAARVVEACQQLRSAGHKM; encoded by the coding sequence ATGCCCATCGCAACCCCCGAGCAGTACGCCGAGATGATCGACCGGGCCAAGGCCGGCTCGTTCGCCTACCCCGCCATCAACATCACGTCCTCGCAGACCGTGACCGCCGCCATCCAGGGCTTCGCCGAGGCGGAGTCGGACGGCATCATCCAGGTCTCCGTCGGCGGCGCCGAGTACGCGGCGGGCTCGACGGTCAAGGACCGCGTCCTCGGCTCGATCGCCCTGGCCGCCTACGCGACCGAGGTCGCCAAGGGCTACGGCGTCACCATCGCGCTGCACACCGACCACTGCGTCAAGAAGAACATCGACTCCTGGGTCCGCCCGCTCCTCCAGCTCGAGGCGGAGCAGGTCAAGGCCGGCGGTCTGCCGACGTTCCAGTCGCACATGTACGACGGCTCGGACGTCCCGCTCGAGGAGAACCTCAGCATCGCGTCGGAGCTCCTCGAGCTCTCCCAGGCGGCCCGCACGATCCTCGAGATCGAGGTCGGCGTCGTCGGCGGCGAGGAGGACGGCCACGAGGCCGAGATCAACGAGAAGCTCTACACGACCCCCGAGGACGGCCTGCGCACGGTCGAGGTCCTCGGCTCCGGCGAGAAGGGCCGCTACCTCACGGCTCTCACGTTCGGCAACGTGCACGGCGTCTACAAGCCGGGCGCCGTCAAGCTGCGTCCGGCCATCCTCAAGGAGATCCAGGACGTCGTCGGCGGCAAGCTCGGCAAGGACAAGCCGTTCGACCTCGTCTTCCACGGCGGCTCCGGCTCGACGGCCGAGGAGATCTCCGCCGCCGTCGACTTCGGCGTCATCAAGATGAACATCGACACGGACACGCAGTACGCGTTCACGCGCCCCGTCGTCGGCCACATGTTCACGCAGTACGACGGCGTCCTCAAGATCGACGGCGAGGTGGGCAACAAGAAGGCCTACGACCCGCGCGCCTGGGGCAAGCTGGCCGAGGCCGGCATGGCCGCCCGCGTGGTGGAGGCCTGCCAGCAGCTCCGCTCCGCCGGCCACAAGATGTGA
- a CDS encoding TrmH family RNA methyltransferase: MSDEAERAVGVGPWPGGPDDWPDDPRLDPELLAAGDRRNVLDRYRYWTVEAVVADLDRRRAPLHVAIENLEHDFNIGSIVRTANAFNVAGVHVVGRRRWNRRGAMVTDRYLHVHHHPEPADLAAWARAAGVVVVGIDNVPGSTPLETTGLPRDCVLVLGSEGPGLSEAMLAECAQVRHITQYGSTRSMNAGAAGAIAMYAWAGAHLSVPPLDRSAEGG, translated from the coding sequence GTGAGTGACGAGGCGGAGCGCGCGGTTGGGGTCGGGCCGTGGCCCGGCGGTCCCGACGACTGGCCGGACGACCCGCGGCTGGACCCGGAGCTGCTCGCCGCCGGCGACCGCCGCAACGTCCTCGACCGGTACCGGTACTGGACGGTCGAGGCGGTCGTCGCCGATCTCGACCGTCGGCGCGCCCCGCTGCACGTCGCGATCGAGAACCTGGAGCACGACTTCAACATCGGCTCGATCGTCCGCACCGCGAACGCGTTCAACGTCGCGGGCGTGCACGTCGTCGGCCGTCGTCGGTGGAACCGGCGCGGTGCGATGGTGACGGACCGCTACCTCCACGTGCACCACCACCCCGAGCCGGCCGACCTGGCGGCCTGGGCGCGGGCGGCCGGCGTCGTCGTCGTGGGGATCGACAACGTGCCCGGATCGACGCCGCTGGAGACGACGGGGCTGCCGCGGGACTGCGTCCTCGTCCTCGGCTCGGAGGGGCCGGGGCTGAGCGAGGCGATGCTCGCGGAGTGCGCGCAGGTCCGGCACATCACGCAGTACGGATCGACCCGGTCGATGAATGCCGGGGCCGCCGGCGCCATCGCGATGTACGCGTGGGCGGGTGCGCACCTCTCGGTCCCGCCGCTCGACCGCAGCGCCGAGGGAGGATGA
- a CDS encoding RNA polymerase sigma factor, with protein sequence MSTDAERLNALWDAYAHRVQAYAMRHVDPDTAAEVVSETFLIAWRRLADVPGEPMPWLLVVARNTIRNAYRSRYRARALADELARIADVLPPVAEAAEDVALERDALLRGLAALTPREREALLLTSWDGLAAADAARVAGCSVSAFQVRLHRARRRLRAALHPDDDADGRSRRADPRAHAVIAWEGD encoded by the coding sequence GTGAGCACCGACGCCGAGCGCCTCAACGCCCTGTGGGACGCCTATGCGCACCGGGTCCAGGCCTACGCGATGCGGCACGTCGACCCCGACACCGCGGCCGAGGTCGTCTCCGAGACCTTCCTCATCGCCTGGCGCCGCCTCGCCGACGTGCCCGGGGAGCCGATGCCGTGGCTCCTCGTCGTCGCCCGCAACACGATCCGCAACGCCTACCGCTCGCGCTACCGGGCGCGGGCACTGGCCGACGAGCTCGCCCGGATCGCCGATGTCCTGCCACCGGTGGCCGAGGCGGCCGAGGACGTGGCGCTCGAGCGCGATGCGCTCCTGCGAGGTCTCGCGGCGCTCACCCCGCGGGAGCGCGAGGCCCTGCTGCTCACGTCGTGGGACGGGCTCGCCGCCGCCGATGCCGCCCGCGTCGCAGGCTGCTCCGTGAGCGCGTTCCAGGTGCGTCTGCACCGCGCCCGTCGGCGGCTGCGCGCCGCCCTGCACCCCGACGACGACGCCGACGGCCGTTCCCGCCGAGCCGACCCTCGTGCTCACGCCGTCATTGCCTGGGAGGGAGACTGA